TCTTAGAAAACGGTACAAAATTAAGTACAAATCATAGTTATATATTAACGTCACGACTCCCCACACAATCATCATTAAAGATAATTTGATTTATCAATAAACATAAACTGAATTTGTTGTTTTGGGAAAATATCGTATATAGCATATAAAAATTATTACAAAATATATACAAAGGGAATAATTCCAAAATTACATTTATTAAAAGATAACATAGTCAAATTATTTAAACCCTAAATTTTACCATAATTTCACCCGCTAAATAGTAAATCATAAATAAATAAAAAAATTTAAAATTACTTTGAACTCTTAATAAATACTATTTAGGAAAAATTCTTTGTATACTATCTTTATAAAAATATGTTTCATTGCTATCCTATGCTATTTCTCTTGTTATTTATTTTTATAATATACAGAAGATTAGTAGTAAAAATTAACCAAAAAGGATCTCATACGAAATAAAATAAAATGAATTATATTATACGTCACACGCAATCCACAACGTTAATTCGCTTGCTCTCTTCTATAAATCCCATCGTCACACTTCTCCTCCTCTCACCAAAACATTTTCTATTAAAAAAAAAAAAAACTCAAACCCACTTTTTTCTCTGTCTAAGTTCTAAGAAAATGGAAGGAAGACAATATTACCCTCCAAGAGAGAACGTCGACGGGAACAGAACAACCTTGGGAGGACCTCACTCGCCGTGGCATTCACCGGTTCCTTATCTTTTCGGTGGTTTAGCGGCGATGCTTGGTCTCATAGCTTTCGCTCTTCTGATCCTCGCCTGCTCTTACTGGCGTCTATCCGGTTATCTCGACGGTCAGGAGGACCAGAGCAGGGACAGAGATCTTGAGGCCGGAGATGTGAAACCCGATAAGGCGGTGAAGGCTGTGCCTTTGCCGGAGAAGTTCTTGGTGATTATGGCCGGAGACGTGAAACCTACTTGCTTGGCGACGCCGGCTGAAAAGAGCTGTACTTGTGACGATGATGAAGATGGTGATGATGACGTGAAGGCTGGTGATCAGGTGGTGCGGCGGAGTACTGAGAGTAACGGTTCGACACATTGAGAGATAGAGTATTATCTGAAGAGAAAAAAACAGAGGCTCGTCTTAGGTGGACAGTTCTTGATAATTGTTTGTATCTGACCCGGTTGGTTCTGGTATTCGGGTCGGCTCAGAGCTTTGCATGATGAGATTTATAGTTATATAGTCTGACTCTTAAGGTGGCCAAAAAACTTAGAAAAAGAAAGAATTGGTTCTGATTTATGTTATTTAATCTCAGCTTTTGCATTAATTTGTTTAGGCTTTTTAAGTTGTAAGTTTGTAATTCATCAGTTTTGTTCCATTTCTTAGTTATAATGGAAAAATATCGGAAAATTGTAAATTTCAGAGACTTTGAATGGATTTATGATTTTTAAACTTAAAATGTAAATAGAATTTCCAATACTATATAATTATAATTGTAATGTTTTTTAAGAAAAAAAGAATTATAATTGTGATGTTATGGTCAGGACTCAGGACCAGTTCATGTTTTCTCGTGGGGTTAATGTGACAAGTGGTTTGGAAGAGTCTTCAGGATAGAAAATTGAAGCCAGCACCAAAGGCACGTGCCTTCACATATGCAGAACATAGTCTGATTTTAATTAGGTGTGTCTCTGATGCGGCGAGGTGAAGCAGTAGTTTCAATCAATGGTTAGTGTGTAATTTTATTTCCTTTTTGCATAATCTCTTCTGTAAATAATAAGGAATATTTATAAGGGGTGTTCAAAACAAAAAAGAAAGGAATATTTACAAGTTTGAAGAATGACATTAACATCTTTAGGGTTGTTTCTTTTTTCATATGCTATCTTATCTTTTTGTAGGCCTAAGCTAGGTTTCTACTTTCTATTACTTCGAAGCTATGCCTTCTTCAAATATACATTCATCCACATTTTCAAATCATGCTATTAATATGGATTACCAAACTATTATTGTGAATTATACATTATGTTTATAAATTAAATTTTATGAATAACCGACAAACTTCTGTTGCCAAATAGCGGTTATATCCTCTTTAGTTGCATATTTTAAATTTTTTGTTTTTAAGTAAAACATGGATTATTTTATCAAATTTATTTCTACGGCCCACATCTCGGCAAGCTATTCGGCTTAAATCCGGATAGGACATATGTTGAGTGAGACCCGATGTTAGAGCATGATTAATGGGGGATTCTTAGGGTGAGGTTTTTAACGAAATATAAGAAACCGTTTCTTAACTTTTAAGTAAAAAATCTAAGAACTGGTTCTTAAATAAGATATTAAAGAACCGGTTCTTTAACTTTTTTAATTAAAAATTAAGAGTTGATTTCTTATATTCCGCTAAGAACCCACTCTAAGAACCCCCGTTAATCATGCTTAGATGTTAAAAAAATTCTGAATCATCTTGTAAAATACCTTCCAACTATTTGGTATCTATGCCGTAAAAGAAGTTGGCTCGTATTGGTGGGCTTCATTTAGGCCAATTATCGTTATATTCACTTTGTGTGCATATAAACGGTATGCCTTCCAAAAGGGTCTACAGTCTCAAGTCCAGAGAGAGATACGTACAATGAGGCTTCTAAACCATCCCAACAATCGTGCAGATACACGAGGTTTGTATCCCTCTCTCTCTGTCTCCTCAAACTATATACAGTTTTCTTGTTTTTTGATTCTCGAAATTTAAACTTCAGGTGATTGAAATTTAAACTTCAGGTGATTAAAATTTGAAGTAAGATGGCTGGATCACTAAGAGCATCATTCGCTAAGCACCACTAAGTAAATGTGGAGACTTCATAATTTTTCGAATGGCATACTGATTTGTTGATGTTTGCTTTTCCGTGTTTGGAACATCTTTAAAATTTGGCAATGCTTCATAATTGATTTATTGATACTAACAAATGTGATTCAAAATTTACAAATTTCATATAACTCATTGCTTAGCTAATATTAACTATATAATTTTCTTTAACTATAATTTTGTAAACATAACATAAATTTACTTATAAAATAATTTTTTGTTAAAATATCAGCGGGTTAGCGACCCTAGTTCTCTATAAAGTAAATCAAATCTCTTTTTTTTATAGGGTTTAGTAAAGACACAAAGCTTCTGTCCCAAGCAAGCATCGATATCTATACGATGAAACCGTTCTATATCCCTCTCGATCTCCAGATCAATATACTCTTAGGGTTGCCTTTAAAAACTCTATTGAGATTTCGATGCGTCTCCAAGCTTTGGTCATCTATCATCACTAGCCGAGATTTCAGAAACATGCACTTGAATATCACAGCTCCCCCTCGTCTCCTCATTGTTTTTGCTGATTTTTACGGAGAAAAGATTCTGGTAGCCTCGACGCCTAACCCAAACGCACCTTCACACTCTTCTTCTTCGAACAAAGATCTGATAATAGTCAAAACTGAAGGCAAAAAGGTGTATAACGCATGTCAGGGCTTGATCTGCATCGGGGCCGGTTTCAAGGACGTTGGAATTTGTAACCCTAGCAAAAATAGGCAGTGTTCCAAAAAAAAAAGAAAAAGCAAAAAAAGGCAAGTCCATACTTTTCCCTATTTCCGATTCAAATATATTCCACAAAATTTTCCACGCCCCATGTATATGTTGGGGTACGATCCTGTTGAAGATCAATACAAAGTGCTTGCCCTTGATGTTTGGCGTTCGAGATTGGAGCACAAGGTTGCGGTATTGGGATCAGGAAGAAACTTGGAGAGAGGCTCCATGTGTAGCATATCCCCACGTTGTTTGTACAAGGGGTTTGTATATGAACGGAACCATATACTACGGGGCTTATCATACTGATTCCCCGCATGATCCTATAATTCCAAAAAAACAAAATCTATAATTGGGAGATTTGATGTTAGGCTTGAAACGTTCACCATCATCAAAGTACCAAGCAGACTTGTACCGACGGGTTATCATAGTATGTGGCTTGCTGAACCTCGTGAGAGTAGTCTTACGAATAAAACTGTAACATCTCGAGTTGTAATATGTGAAAAGGCTTAAGAAAATTGATTTGGCTACATATGTCACCAAAGTTGACTTACCTTTTTCGTCACACATCCGTTTAGAACTCCAGAGTTAAGCGTGCTTGAGCTGGAGTAGTGGAAGGATGGGTGACATATCGGGAAGTGATTCACGATACCGTGTGAGTGAGGCCAAAGCACGAGAAAAAGTCGGGTGGTGATTGCAGGGTCAGTAAACAATGATTTCNNNNNNNNNNNNNNNNNNNNNNNNNNNNNNNNNNNNNNNNNNNNNNNNNNNNNNNNNNNNNNNNNNNNNNNNNNNNNNNNNNNNNNNNNNNNNNNNNNNNNNNNNNNNNNNNNNNNNNNNNNNNNNNNNNNNNNNNNNNNNNNNNNNNNNNNNNNNNNNNNNNNNNNNNNNNNNNNNNNNNNNNNNNNNNNNNNNNNNNNNNNNNNNNNNNNNNNNNNNNNNNNNNNNNNNNNNNNNNNNNNNNNNNNNNNNNNNNNNNNNNNNNNNNNNNNNNNNNNNNNNNNNNNNNNNNNNNNNNNNNNNNNNNNNNNNNNNNNNNNNNNNNNNNNNNNNNNNNNNNNNNNNNNNNNNNNNNNNNNNNNNNNNNNNNNNNNNNNNNNNNNNNNNNNNNNNNNNNNNNNNNNNNNNNNNNNNNNNNNNNNNNNNNNNNNNNNNNNNNNNNNNNNNNNNNNNNNNNNNNNNNNNNNNNNNNNNNNNNNNNNNNNNNNNNNNNNNNNNNNNNNNNNNNNNNNNNNNNNNNNNNNNNNNNNNNNNNNNNNNNNNNNNNNNNNNNNNNNNNNNNNNNNNNNNNNNNNNNNNNNNNNNNNNNNNNNNNNNNNNNNNNNNNNNNNNNNNNNNNNNNNNNNNNNNNNNNNNNNNNNNNNNNNNNNNNNNNNNNNNNNNNNNNNNNNNNNNNNNNNNNNNNNNNNNNNNNNNNNNNNNNNNNNNNNNNNNNNNNNNNNNNNNNNNNNNNNNNNNNNNNNNNNNNNNNNNNNNNNNNNNNNNNNNNNNNNNNNNNNNNNNNNNNNNNNNNNNNNNNNNNNNNNNNNNNNNNNNNNNNNNNNNNNNNNNNNNNNNNNNNNNNNNNNNNNNNCTAATGGGCCACCCACGCCCGCTCTCTCGGCCCGTAGGTCTCATCCCGTTCCAGCGATCGGTCCGTTAATTTTCCAAGGCTCGAAATCATTGTTTACTGACCCTGAAATCACCACCCGACCTTTCTCCATGATTTGGCCTCACTCGCACGCTATCGCGAATCACTTCCCGATAGGTCACCCATCCTAGTACAACTCTCGCCCAAGCACGATTAACTTTGGAGTTCTAAATGGATGTGTGACGGAAAAGGTAAGTCAACTTTGGTGACATAGGTAGCCAAATCAATTCTCTTAAGCCTTTTCACATATCACAACTTGAGATGTTACAATTCATCCCCTCTCAAAGAACGCAACGTCCTCGTTGCGCCCCACGACAGGTCTCAAGACGCCTCTCAGGTCAGAACTGAGATGGCTAACAAGCTCTGATACCACTTATAACGCCCGACCGCCCACAGCTAATGGGCCACCCACGCCTGCTCTCTCGGCCCGTGGGCCCCATCCCATCTAACGGTCGGTCTGTCAATTTTCCAAGGTTCGAAATCATTGTTTACTGACCCTGCAATCACCACCCGACCTTTNNNNNNNNNNNNNNNNNNNNNNNNNNNNNNNNNNNNNNNNNNNNNNNNNNNNNNNNNNNNNNNNNNNNNNNNNNNNNNNNNNNNNNNNNNNNNNNNNNNNNNNNNNNNNNNNNNNNNNNNNNNNNNNNNNNNNNNNNNNNNNNNNNNNNNAATCAATTCTCTTAAGCCTTTTCACATATCAAAACTCGGGATGTTACTATTGCAGATCAATTGGTGACAACTCATCCTGGAGGAGTGTTGTTAAAGGGTGAGGTCCTAGGTTCGAGACTCACCAACAACCTAATTATGGAGTCAGAGAGAACTCATAATGAAGGGGTTGGAGTCAGTGCCCTGCAGGGCTGTGAGCCGGATTCCGAGTGAGCGGGATGGGTTGTCACATAAAAAGTCGACTTTGGTGACATATGTAGCCAAATTGTAACATCTCGAGTTGTGATATATGAAAAGGCTTAAGAGAATTGATTTGGCTACCTATGTCACCAAAGTTGACTTACCTTTTCCGTCACACATCCGTTTAGAACTCCAGAGTTAAGCGTGCTTGAGCTGGAGTAGTGAAAGGATGAGTGACCTATCGGGAAGTGATTCACGATACCGTGTGAGTGAGGCCAAAACACGGAGAAAGGTCGGGTGGTGATTGCAGGGTCAGTAAACAATGATTTCGAACCTTGGAAAATTGACAGACCGACCGTTAGATGGGATGGGGCCCACGGGCCGAGAGAGCAGGCGTGGGTGGCCCATTAGCTGTGGGCGGTCGGGCGTTATAAGTGGTATCAGAGCTTGTTAGCCATCTCAGTTCTGACCTGAGAGGCGTCTTGAGACCTGTCGTGGGGCGCAACGAGGACGTTGCGTTCTTTGAGAGGGGGTGAATTGTAACATCTTGAGTTGTTATATGTGAAAAGGCTTAAGAGAATTGATTTGGCTACCTATGTCACCAAAGTTGACTTACCTTTTCCGTCACACATCCGTTTAGAACTCCAAAGTTAATCATGTTTGGGCGATAGTAGTACTAGGATGGGTGACCTATCGGGAAGTGATTCGCGATGATTCGCGATAGCGTGCGAGTGAGGCCAAAGCATGGGAAAAGGTCGGGTGGTGATTGCAGGGTCAGTAAACAATGATTTCAAGCCTTCAGAAATTAACGGACCGACCGTCAGATGGGATGGGCCCCACGGGCCGAGAGAGCGGGCGTGGGTGGCCCATTAGCCGTGGGCGGTCGGGGCGTTACAAGTGGTATCAGAGCTGGTTAGCCATCTCAGTTCTGACCTGAGAGGCCTCTTGAGACTTGTCGTGGGGTGCAACGAGGACGTTGCGTTCTTTGAGAGGGGGTGAATTGTAACATCTCGAGTTGTGATATGTGAAAAGGCTTAAGAGAATTAATTTGGCTACCTATGTCACCAAAGTTGACTTACCTTTTCCGTCACACATCCGTTTAGAACTCCAGAGTTAAGCGTGCTTGAGCTGGAGTAGTGAAAGGATGGGTGACTTATCGGGAAGTGATTCACGATACCGTGTGAGTGAGGCCAAAGCACGGGGAAATGTCGGGTGGTGATTGCATGGTCAGTAAACAATGATTTCGAACCTTGGAAAATTAACAGACCGACCGTTAGATGGGATGGGGCCCACGGGCCGAGAGAGCAGGCGTGGGTGGCTCATTAGCTGTGGGCGGCTCATTAGCTGTGGGCGGTCGGCGTTATAAAAACTTTAATCAACTGAGGGTAGTTTTCGATTGTGGGTTCTAGAAGATGCTGAGAAAGAGGTTTGGTCTATGAACACTTTTGCTTTGCCTGAATCTGCTGCTGGGCTTGACTTCAAGGTCATGGAAACCTTTTCAACCGGCGAGGTTTGTTTGGTTCCGAAAGAGTTGTCTCTTCTGTATTTTCTATTACAATTTGGAGGAAAATGGCATGAGAAGTGTTACAATTGAAGGACTGCCTATGTCCGAGTTTAAGAAAGCCCAGACTCGTTCTTTTTCTAATTCTTTTTCTGTATCTGTTTCGGATCATTATGAGAACTCCATGTCCGTTGTTCAAAAAAAAAAAAAAGAGAACTCCATGTCCTTCCAAAACTGAAGTTAACTGAGGACCTTTCTTTACATATATATTTTTTTTATCTATTGAAAATTAGTTCGGTTTTGCGTTTTTAAAATCGTGGTCGAGCAGATCGTTTCAACTCTCCTGAAGATGATACAATTAATAGTTTCATGCGCTGTCTGGTGCTCTTTGTATTATTGGTATGATTCCGATTCGGTTTTAGTTTTCCGGTACAAAAAATATATGGGGTGTAACTGGTAATCAAGTTTAGGAATGCTATGAATGCAAGGAATTAAAAAAAATGGAATGCCAACTAATGGATTGATGGAAGTTATGGAATGAAATAAATGGAAAGGATAATTGCAGAGAAATATTTTTGTAACACAAATGGTAACTTTTTAAAGGAATAGAATGGAATGGAATGGAATGAAAATAACATTTAATCTAAATTAAATAATGTTAAAAAGAAACACAAATATTATACACTAAAATAATTATAAAAGTATATGTTATATGTAATTTTCAATAAACTAAAATAAGTTAAATTTGTGTTGTCAAACTTACTTTTCCTGCACGGTTTGCTGGTGTGTCATCAGTGGATTTGTCTTTGCGGTTAAGTCGACCTCCATTTCCATCACGGTTTGTTGACGTCTCAGCATGTGACTTATCCTTACGATTTATGGCCTGTTTGTTTCTCCATCTAGATGGACCATCTAGATGGACCATCTGGATGGAGATGAGAGTTTTGTTTGTTTAGACACTAAAAGTGCAATTCATTCAGATGGATCATCCGGATGACTTTTGGAAATTTAGGCTTAATTTTAAAGTCCATTCAGCTGAACCAATTTGGATCATTTGAATGGAGATGGTTCATTCAAAATAGTATAATGTCTATTATACCCCTAATGTAATTCACAAATTACAAACCTAAAGATAATATCATTTTTGTCACAAACGAAAACTGACAAAACTACAAAAACACTTTTTCTCGTGCTAAAAATTACTTTTTCACTCCAAAACCCCAAAACGCATTTTCCCCCAGAACCGAAAAATCTTGTTTTCCGCCAAAAGAAAAAAAAATGTGTTTTCTCGCTAAAACCGAAAAAACTTGTTTTCCCGCCCAAACCGCAAAAAGAAAACTCGTTAATTTTGAAATAATTCTAATGTAAATATATTAAACTAAATAATTAAATGTAATATAGTTAAAATTAATATTAAACATATGATTAAATCAACACAAAGATATTTTGGTAATTTCTTTACTAAACTCATTTGAATGGAAATGAAAATAAAGAAACAAACATAAGATCCATTTAGATGATTCATCTAGATGAGCTATGTGGATGGACAAACAAACAATCACAAAAATCTGAATGGATCATTTGAATAGATCATACAAATGAATCATTTGGATGGAGATGGCAAATGGTGAAACAAACAGCCCCTTAGTCGACTTTTGTTGCATGTTTTGCTGCTTCCTGATCTATTCATCATATTGCTGTCGAAAAAGGATAGTCATTATTTAAAATATGGAGTATGATTAGAATCATGATCGCATGAAGAAAGAATAGAAAAGTAACTTTGGAGGAAGTGTCATCTGCAATAACTAAAGCTTTGAATAACTAACATAATAACAATACTAATCCTTTTTTATAAAACCTTAACAACAATATTGATCACTAAAGCACTGATTATACACAACTTCGATATGTAGCAAACAAAAAGTACTAGGCTATATACAACGTAACGATCAAGAAACGGTAAAATTTAAGCTTTTTCTCAGAAAAAAAACAGTATAGCAATTATGAAGGAAATAAGACTTACCAGGAGAAAGCAAATTTTGATCGGTGGGTTTGATTACGTATTAATGTTTAAATAAGAAGAAGATGTTGCTATTAGTTAGTAACAAACCTTAAAAATCTACCAGAACAGAATTTTAAATTTTAAAACCTTAACAAATCTACTATCTGACTGCGATGAATAACAAGAAAAATATTTAAACTTAATTAAAATTTTATTTTTGATTTAACTTGATTCCATTCCAGTCATTCACGTTCTTTTTTTATCATGAAAGTATTATAACTAGATTCCATTTGGTTCCACCTATTTCACAGGAATTAATGGAATGACAACTGTTTTTAATTCAACTTAAATGGTGCATTTTTTTTTGGAATCTCTTGGAATAAGCTATTCGAGACAGTTTTATTCCAAAAAATAGTAATCCAGTTACACCCATGATCTTTTTGAGTATTTATGAAATCTTGTTTGGATTTCGTTTCGAATTTAAACCGTGTGTGCAAAATCAATAGTGGAAAAGATATGTTGCTATTAGGGGTGGGCGTTCGGGTACCCGTTCGGGTTCGGTTCGGATTTTAATCGGGTTTCGGATTTTTGGGTTTAAAGATTTCAGCCTCATTCGGATATTTCTAAATTTCGGTTTGGGTTCGGTTCGGATCTTTGCGGGTTCGGTTCGGGTTCGGATAACCCATTTAAATTATTTTTAAAATTTTAATATTCATTATATGATTAAAATTTCTCAAAATCTATAAATCAAAATAATATATTACATATAAATTTGTATAATATATGTCAAAATACCTAAAATTAACATATAAATTAGTTTGATTTAAATATTTGGATAGAAAATCAATAGATATTTCAAGCATTTTGGTGTTTTGAATATATTTTAGCCATTTTAGACATTTACTTTTGACTATTTATGTATATTTTCAAGTATTTTAGAAAACTTTAAAGTATTTTTTATATATTTTGGATGTTTTTAATATATATTAAATCTAAAAATAAGTGATATATTTAGGTATATAAATCTATTTCGGTTACATTCGGGTACCCGAGATAGTTCGGTTCGGATCGGGTTCGGTTTCGGTTTTTTAGATACCAAAATTTTGAACCCGTTCGGATATTTAATCAATTTCGGTTCAGATTTGATACTATTTTTTCGGATCGGGTTTTGTTCGGTTCTTCGGATCCGGATTTTTTTGCCAGCCCTAGTTGGTATTGTAATTTAAATCTATGTTTTTATTATTTTTATAAATATCATTTTTCTCATTGTAGTAAATTAAGATTCGTATAAACTTTGCTAGAGCTTATCGAACCATTTAGATTCGGAAGTATTATAGAGCTTCCTTTAATTTTACCAAAAAAAGCATTAGAACTTTAATTATGATTAATAGAAGTTTCTAGGAAGAGTTTTTTAGCGTAATATAATAAACCGTCTATTTAATTTTTAACTAATTATACTCTTAGAAGCTCCTCTGATATGTAACGTGGAGGGAAGCAACAAAAGTATCAAAGCATATTAGACCACCTCCATCGGGGGTCCTTTAGAAGAGGTTCTAAACAAAAGTGAAAAAAAAATAATTGGAAAAGCCCAAAAAAAAGATGGGACCGCTGCTTAACTTGGGCTTTTTAGAACTGGTAAGAATCCCTGACGTGTCGGTTTGGTATTGGACAGCCCCCCCCACCGACTTCGTCAGCTTCGGCGTGATGCTCATCGACTTCGTCCCCACCGAATCCCGCGTCTCCCTCGCCGAGGCTCCAGGTTTCCTCAAAGCTCCCGGCGGCGCTCCGGCTATCGTCGCCATCACCGTTTCTTGCCTCGGTGGACGATCCGCCTTCATCGTAAAACTCGGCGACGACGAGTTCGGAAGCTTCGGGCCTTCGGTGTGTATCATTTATTACATTTGATTAGTTAAGCTCCATATTAATTTTTTTTTGTTTCCTTTTCAAAAAGTTGAAGGCCGACGGTGATCGGGAATTTATGTTTTACCGGAATCATAGCGCCGATATGTTGCTCCGTCCCGATGAACTCAACCTCGATCTCATCAGATCGGTACGTAAATCTCCTCTCTCTATCCCTCATGATCTTCAAGAGATCCAGATGGAAGTAGAGATTCATAGTCTAGTTTTTTAAATTATCGTATAGAGTTTAAGAGATGTGTAAGTATATGGAATCGGTGATTATTGATTGCTCTAAATATAGTAGAAGATGATCTCACTCACTCTAATTGGATATGTATCAATTAATGCTAACTAACGGTGACTTTTGTCTTCTTCCTCTTCACATGATCACACCAATTCTACTTGGTTTAGCCTTTTATCTGATCTAGCAGAAGTCTCTGTTTTGAAGGAACTTGACTTTTACTCATGCACCGTTTTGACTTGTTAGTAGTGTTCGAGTTATGGGTTTGAGTTCAAGTCTTTTTATTGTTTGACTCTTGGTTTTTGTGTTGTCACGTTTCATCAGCTCTGATTCCGTTGAGTGAGTTCTCGGAAGCTGCAGTGATGAAGAAGTATGGAGTGAAGCCAGATGCTGAAACCCTTGACATTGAAACACAACCCTTGTGTTTGCTTTGCAGATTAGCATCAACACCAGCAATGTTTAATAGTACATTGACTGAAGATGAATCATTCTTGTACCCTGCTGATGGGGCTATCATGATAACATGTATTCTTATTGATTTCGGTTTCTATAATAAGTAGTTCTATAACTCCGACTTTGTAGGAAAGTATATGACTCTTGATGACTTTACTTCAGTTCTTGGCTAGTTTTTTTGTTTGTTTGTTGCATTTCACTAAGCATTTCACTTAACTATATCATTTTCACTATTATTTTATCTATAAAAATGATGATTTTCCAAATTTTCATTAAAATTTTATGTTTCATTAAAATTTTGTGTTCTTATGAAATCCAATCATTTTATTTAAAAAAAAAAATTAAGAACCTTGGTGAGATTCTACCATTGGAAGAGAAACAATTAAATTAGATTGACAAAAATTCTAAATCTGTCAAATCACTATATTTATTACTAATTTATTGATTAGAACTCATAAAAGTTTCTTATTGATGGACATGCTCTTAGTTTGCAAGAGCTTTTTTTTGGCCCATGTGCACTTTTTATTATTTTTGCCTAAAAAGTTATCAATGTAATCGGGATCTATGATCTGGGCCAATATTCGTATTATCTCCCGCTAAACCAAATACTTTAGCAATATGGCATATAGTGAGTTAGCATTTGGGCCTACTAAAGTGTAATATCATATTTTTGTATAAATATTTGAAAACAAATTAATATATTTAGATCAATTTAAAACAATATATATAATATATAACATATCACGAAGTTCAGATATTTACAATATTTGAAAATAAAATATCTTGGGAATATGTACTTTCTTTTTCCAAAACACTCCACTTGTGGACCAATATGCTCACCAAAAAGGAAAAAGCCGACAAAAACTTCTCTTAGAAAAACTGGCATGATTGGGTTGATATTTTTTATTTTTGGTTTTCTATTTTAAAACG
The DNA window shown above is from Brassica oleracea var. oleracea cultivar TO1000 chromosome C3, BOL, whole genome shotgun sequence and carries:
- the LOC106331948 gene encoding protein GLUTAMINE DUMPER 3-like: MEGRQYYPPRENVDGNRTTLGGPHSPWHSPVPYLFGGLAAMLGLIAFALLILACSYWRLSGYLDGQEDQSRDRDLEAGDVKPDKAVKAVPLPEKFLVIMAGDVKPTCLATPAEKSCTCDDDEDGDDDVKAGDQVVRRSTESNGSTH